One part of the Treponema peruense genome encodes these proteins:
- the bamA gene encoding outer membrane protein assembly factor BamA → MRTKHSFMVFVAAAILVAASVLPAFSQDSGWYYDKPIKTITFENLKNVKQNDLEGITSSFVGQKFTDEVISSLYDRMFALDYFENVEAKVAKADEAASSVKIILAVTERPVVSAIIFKGNSQLRKSELQETILIKEKDIFVQSKLLSDERALRNHYIEKGYTAATVSSSFETQPSGIVVTFNINEGQRTVVRSIKFNGIVNFSEKTLKSKITLKEAGLFNKGSFQEASLSNDARIITTYYQNHGYADARVLNVKKDSSFNSEKNLNELTITFDINEGEKYKFGGMTFQGNKVFSSERLQTLVRLPVDAVYNETKFQESKMAIQNLYYENGYTSNRFDTEMKKSADSRVISYVLHITENSRSHIEDILIKGNTKTKEYVIRREIPIEPGDIFSNTKITNGLRNLYNLQYFSAVAPEVSPGSEENLVDLVFSVEEQSTTSLDFGFTFSGVSNPDDFPIALYAKIQDSNLFGEGRSLSAGTTLSTDEQSVNIGYGQNWLFGKPISTNFSLGYSHSNNYTLRDKFLPDGSIDDDYYYMEYEQHEFNLSASLGHRWTPDFAILTLSGGLSGSIINNIYDSSIYIPYDSSVSQYNNNWEPKNSLWSSFSMDGRNINYDPSSGWFFSQRLAWYGLLPEGAIAFAPRWGEREFYLRTDSKVEKYFTLVDKPVSENWSFKLVLMGYSGLSFQFPFFDSAIKQSNQLYIDGMFNGRGWSVYNNDGGRGQALWSNIIELRMPVVPGAISFDAWFDAVAIKDSAQNFFTELTSEDWYFSFGPSVRFTIQQFPLRLLFTNTFQIKDGEVVFENRDGTGDNAWYKNWNFVLSFNLVNR, encoded by the coding sequence ATGCGAACTAAGCATTCTTTTATGGTTTTTGTTGCTGCGGCTATTCTTGTGGCTGCCAGTGTTCTTCCTGCATTTTCACAGGATTCCGGCTGGTATTATGACAAACCCATAAAAACCATCACTTTTGAAAATCTTAAAAATGTAAAGCAAAATGATCTTGAAGGAATTACAAGCAGTTTTGTGGGACAAAAGTTTACCGACGAAGTCATCAGTTCTCTTTATGACAGAATGTTTGCGCTTGACTATTTTGAAAATGTCGAAGCAAAAGTTGCAAAGGCGGATGAGGCTGCAAGTTCTGTAAAAATCATTCTTGCGGTTACCGAGCGACCCGTTGTTTCTGCCATTATTTTTAAGGGAAACAGCCAGCTCAGAAAATCCGAACTTCAGGAAACCATTCTTATAAAAGAAAAGGATATTTTTGTTCAGTCCAAGCTTCTGTCCGACGAGCGTGCACTTCGCAACCACTATATAGAAAAGGGTTATACTGCGGCGACAGTTTCATCTTCGTTTGAAACACAGCCTTCGGGAATTGTAGTTACTTTCAACATTAATGAAGGGCAGCGCACGGTTGTAAGAAGCATTAAGTTCAACGGAATTGTAAATTTCTCTGAAAAAACACTTAAAAGCAAGATTACACTCAAGGAAGCCGGACTTTTTAACAAAGGTTCTTTCCAGGAAGCGTCTCTTTCAAATGATGCAAGAATTATTACGACTTATTATCAGAACCACGGCTATGCAGATGCAAGGGTTCTTAATGTAAAAAAAGATTCTTCCTTCAACAGTGAAAAAAATCTGAACGAACTTACAATTACCTTTGATATAAATGAAGGCGAAAAATATAAGTTCGGAGGAATGACCTTTCAGGGAAACAAGGTATTTTCTTCTGAAAGACTCCAGACTCTTGTAAGACTTCCTGTAGATGCCGTTTATAACGAGACAAAGTTTCAGGAAAGCAAGATGGCAATTCAGAATCTTTATTACGAAAACGGATATACTTCAAACCGTTTTGACACAGAAATGAAAAAGTCTGCTGACTCCCGCGTAATTTCATACGTTCTTCATATAACTGAAAATTCCAGAAGCCACATAGAAGACATTCTTATCAAGGGAAATACAAAAACAAAGGAATATGTTATAAGAAGAGAAATCCCCATCGAACCGGGTGATATTTTCTCAAATACAAAAATTACAAACGGACTCAGAAACCTGTACAATCTTCAGTATTTTTCTGCCGTTGCGCCTGAAGTTTCCCCGGGTTCAGAGGAAAATCTTGTGGACCTTGTATTCAGTGTAGAAGAGCAGAGTACAACTTCGCTTGACTTTGGATTTACGTTCAGCGGAGTTTCGAATCCTGATGATTTCCCGATTGCGCTTTATGCAAAAATCCAGGATTCCAACCTGTTCGGTGAGGGACGTTCCCTTTCTGCAGGTACAACACTTTCTACAGACGAGCAGTCAGTCAACATCGGTTACGGACAGAACTGGCTGTTCGGAAAACCTATAAGTACAAACTTTTCTTTGGGATATTCACATTCAAACAACTATACTTTAAGGGACAAATTTCTTCCTGACGGTTCCATTGATGATGATTATTATTACATGGAATACGAGCAGCACGAATTTAACCTGAGTGCTTCGCTTGGGCACCGCTGGACACCTGACTTTGCAATTCTTACCCTTTCCGGCGGTTTGAGCGGAAGTATCATCAACAATATTTATGACTCAAGCATTTATATTCCGTATGATTCTTCTGTAAGCCAGTACAACAACAACTGGGAGCCAAAGAATTCTCTGTGGTCTTCTTTCTCTATGGACGGCCGCAACATAAACTATGATCCTTCAAGCGGATGGTTCTTTAGCCAGCGTCTTGCCTGGTACGGTCTTCTTCCTGAAGGTGCAATTGCTTTTGCACCGCGCTGGGGAGAACGTGAATTCTATCTTCGTACAGACAGTAAAGTCGAAAAATATTTTACTCTTGTAGACAAGCCTGTTTCAGAAAACTGGAGTTTTAAGCTTGTACTTATGGGATATTCGGGACTTTCATTCCAGTTCCCGTTCTTTGACTCTGCAATCAAGCAGTCAAACCAGCTTTATATTGACGGTATGTTCAACGGACGCGGATGGTCAGTTTACAACAATGACGGCGGAAGGGGACAGGCTCTGTGGAGTAACATAATTGAGCTTAGAATGCCGGTTGTTCCCGGTGCAATTTCTTTTGACGCATGGTTTGATGCTGTTGCAATCAAGGACAGTGCACAGAATTTCTTTACGGAACTTACGTCCGAAGACTGGTACTTTAGTTTTGGCCCGAGTGTACGTTTTACAATTCAGCAGTTCCCGTTGCGTCTTCTCTTTACAAATACTTTCCAGATCAAAGACGGGGAAGTTGTGTTTGAAAACCGTGATGGAACAGGAGATAATGCCTGGTACAAGAACTGGAACTTTGTACTTTCATTCAACCTTGTGAACCGTTAA
- a CDS encoding OmpH family outer membrane protein translates to MKTVNLKKIIVLSVVAFASSFCGIFAQQITKFGVVDTARVYQAYFRDSTPVRNYESKKQEFQSEIDKMVSDLQNLHDRKLEYEKNGDESAAMNIEAQITKKTDFINEYTNAKNVELESLKKSLQDNDAFYKQLYNTLSRIAEKGGYSMILSLQQSNAILWYSRSVDITDEVISQLGR, encoded by the coding sequence ATGAAAACTGTTAACTTAAAGAAAATTATCGTATTGTCTGTTGTAGCGTTTGCTTCTTCTTTCTGCGGAATTTTTGCCCAGCAGATTACTAAGTTCGGTGTAGTTGATACAGCACGTGTTTACCAGGCTTATTTCAGAGATTCTACACCTGTTCGCAACTACGAAAGCAAAAAACAGGAGTTTCAGTCAGAGATAGACAAAATGGTTTCGGACCTTCAGAATCTTCATGACAGAAAACTTGAGTACGAAAAGAACGGAGACGAGTCTGCGGCAATGAATATCGAAGCGCAGATTACAAAAAAGACCGATTTTATCAATGAATATACAAACGCAAAGAATGTAGAACTTGAATCGCTCAAGAAATCTCTTCAGGATAACGACGCCTTTTACAAGCAGCTTTACAATACTCTTTCACGCATTGCCGAAAAAGGCGGTTACAGTATGATTCTGAGCCTTCAGCAGTCAAACGCAATCCTCTGGTACAGCCGCTCTGTTGATATAACTGACGAAGTTATATCCCAGTTGGGTCGTTAA
- the mutS gene encoding DNA mismatch repair protein MutS — MNEETPLLAQYQRLKNEHPGEVLFFRVGDFYEMFNDDAVEVSKLLNLTLTHRSVNPMCGVPFHAAKIYIARLLRLGRKVAIAEQIGEIAKGKGLTERKVIEIITPGTAVESEYLDGGVNNFLASAFITGNKAGFSYIDVTTGEFRATSFPVSSMAENLSKELGRCSPRELILPDSLRDNQSVSQCLSLLTNVSVSWYPDWNFNLENCRRRLLKQFCTASLRSFSLGDEAPEIPPAGFLLDYVEKTTNTLSPHIKSISVYSDCQYVIIDDSSRRNLEITNNLRDGSSKFTLLECLDNCRTAMGSRMLREWLVFPLKDIASIESRQNHVESFVKDNQFLRKIREKLDGILDVERLAARIAMDKAHAKDLQALRKSLELWLEARKELDGRNFSMTDTDSAKSIIDLIANSILDDPCTLLNEGGIIRAGWSEELDHWRDVRDNFNRILSGYLDEEKTATGIQGLKIRSNSNLGYYIEVSSGKLDKVPEHFILRRNLVNGARYTTQKLQELEESLNESGTKIIELEKQLFLEVRNGLKKYVPYLQRTSGEIAYADVASSFAEAAVMYNWVRPSLEENGCFDVKAGRHPVVERHLPGGEFVPNDLTLSTEDDSRTFALITGPNMAGKSTFLRQNALISLLAQTGSCVPASSARLGIVDRIFCRVGASDNLAKGESTFLVEMTETARILNSATEKSLVIMDEVGRGTSTEDGLSIAWAVSEYLLDRIKCKTLFATHYHELTRMSHPSLKNLCMSVSENGSDIVFLRKVADGSSENSYGIHVAKLAGLPETVIKRAEVILNKIQSDADGKPVLPQISGSGNEVESECCRSSEAASLSLFSDEEMVLDEILSADVDNMTPLAALSAVSRWKKSLSGR; from the coding sequence ATGAACGAAGAAACTCCTCTTCTTGCTCAATACCAGCGCCTTAAGAACGAGCATCCCGGTGAAGTGTTGTTCTTTCGTGTCGGTGATTTTTATGAAATGTTCAATGACGATGCTGTAGAAGTATCAAAACTTCTTAACCTTACACTTACGCACCGTTCCGTTAATCCCATGTGCGGGGTTCCTTTTCATGCAGCAAAGATTTATATTGCAAGACTTTTGCGGCTGGGAAGAAAAGTTGCCATTGCAGAACAGATTGGTGAGATTGCAAAGGGAAAGGGGCTTACCGAGCGCAAGGTTATAGAAATTATTACTCCCGGAACTGCCGTAGAAAGCGAATATCTTGACGGTGGCGTAAATAATTTTCTGGCTTCGGCCTTTATTACAGGAAATAAAGCTGGGTTTTCGTACATTGATGTTACAACCGGTGAATTCCGTGCAACAAGTTTTCCTGTTTCGTCTATGGCAGAAAATCTTTCAAAGGAACTTGGCCGCTGTTCCCCAAGGGAGCTTATTCTTCCCGATTCGCTCCGTGACAATCAGTCTGTTTCACAGTGTCTTTCTCTTTTGACAAACGTTTCTGTTTCATGGTATCCGGACTGGAATTTTAATCTTGAAAACTGCCGCCGCCGTCTTTTGAAACAGTTTTGTACGGCAAGCCTGCGCTCTTTTTCACTTGGTGACGAAGCCCCTGAGATTCCGCCTGCGGGATTCCTTCTGGATTATGTAGAAAAAACTACAAATACGCTTTCCCCTCATATTAAATCAATTTCTGTATATTCAGACTGCCAGTACGTTATAATTGACGATTCTTCGCGCAGAAATCTTGAAATAACCAACAATCTGCGTGACGGTTCTTCCAAATTTACGCTTCTGGAATGCCTTGACAACTGCCGTACTGCTATGGGAAGTCGTATGCTCAGGGAATGGCTGGTTTTTCCGCTTAAAGACATTGCCTCCATTGAATCCAGACAGAATCATGTTGAATCTTTTGTAAAGGACAATCAGTTTTTAAGAAAAATACGCGAAAAGCTGGACGGAATTCTTGATGTTGAGCGACTTGCCGCCAGAATTGCCATGGACAAGGCTCACGCAAAGGATCTTCAGGCTTTGAGAAAAAGTCTTGAACTGTGGCTTGAGGCAAGAAAAGAACTTGACGGTCGCAATTTTTCTATGACTGATACAGACAGCGCCAAAAGCATTATTGATCTTATAGCAAATTCAATTCTTGATGACCCGTGTACTCTTCTTAACGAAGGCGGAATAATACGTGCCGGCTGGTCAGAAGAACTTGACCACTGGCGTGACGTGCGCGACAATTTCAACCGCATTCTGTCTGGATACCTTGACGAAGAAAAAACTGCTACCGGAATCCAAGGGCTTAAAATCCGATCGAATTCAAACCTGGGCTATTATATAGAAGTTTCCAGCGGAAAACTCGACAAAGTTCCGGAACATTTTATTCTGCGCAGAAATCTTGTAAACGGCGCGCGCTATACGACACAAAAACTTCAGGAACTTGAAGAAAGCCTCAATGAGTCCGGAACAAAGATAATTGAACTTGAAAAACAGCTTTTTCTTGAAGTACGCAACGGACTTAAAAAATATGTTCCCTATCTGCAGCGCACTTCGGGTGAAATTGCATACGCTGATGTTGCATCTTCTTTTGCAGAGGCCGCCGTTATGTACAACTGGGTAAGGCCTTCGCTGGAAGAAAACGGCTGTTTTGATGTAAAGGCCGGGCGGCATCCTGTCGTGGAACGGCATCTTCCCGGAGGTGAATTTGTTCCGAATGATCTTACACTTTCTACGGAAGATGACAGCAGGACATTTGCCCTTATTACCGGACCCAATATGGCCGGAAAAAGCACTTTTTTAAGACAGAATGCGCTTATTTCCCTTCTTGCCCAGACCGGCAGCTGTGTTCCGGCATCTTCTGCCAGACTGGGAATTGTAGACAGAATTTTCTGCAGGGTAGGTGCCAGTGACAATCTTGCCAAGGGTGAGTCTACTTTTCTTGTAGAAATGACCGAAACTGCACGAATTCTTAATTCTGCCACTGAAAAATCCCTTGTAATAATGGATGAAGTGGGCCGCGGTACAAGTACAGAAGACGGTCTTTCCATTGCATGGGCCGTAAGTGAATATCTTCTTGACAGAATAAAGTGCAAGACTCTTTTTGCAACCCATTATCATGAACTTACGCGTATGTCACATCCATCCCTGAAGAATCTGTGCATGTCTGTAAGCGAAAACGGCAGTGACATTGTTTTTTTAAGAAAAGTTGCAGACGGTTCCAGTGAAAACAGTTACGGAATCCATGTTGCAAAATTGGCAGGACTTCCAGAAACTGTTATAAAACGTGCCGAAGTTATTCTGAATAAAATACAGTCCGACGCTGACGGTAAGCCTGTTCTTCCGCAGATATCGGGCAGCGGGAATGAAGTAGAAAGTGAATGTTGTAGGTCTTCTGAAGCAGCCTCTCTTTCACTTTTTTCTGACGAAGAAATGGTGCTTGATGAAATACTTTCTGCAGATGTAGACAACATGACTCCTCTTGCGGCTTTGAGTGCTGTCTCGCGCTGGAAAAAATCCCTGTCCGGGCGCTGA
- a CDS encoding ComF family protein produces MDFVEKMRCLWFRLFYYFSYYLRKLLCMAFGGEECLCCGKLSFGAPLCSRCANKRLLEPSVSVCSRCPVCGRPLVSERGLCMDCRRSRTVFHADSVFPVFAYRLWKKNLLFSWKMSDRRSLSPLFAAVCDGVLKTGFGEGCVLVPVPPRAGKIRRRGWDQIDELCRYLRFFYGYKVLYLLRRLSTVQQKKLDRSHRLSGIGKAYTLSSKGRAFCDKKRMPAKVIVIDDVLTTGATAENCCSVLKEAGVLKVCFLSLFIVD; encoded by the coding sequence ATGGACTTTGTAGAAAAAATGCGCTGCCTTTGGTTCAGGCTGTTTTATTACTTTTCATATTATCTTCGCAAACTGTTATGCATGGCTTTTGGCGGTGAAGAGTGTCTTTGCTGTGGAAAGCTTTCGTTCGGGGCGCCGCTGTGTTCCCGCTGTGCAAACAAACGCCTTCTTGAGCCAAGTGTTTCTGTCTGTTCAAGATGTCCCGTCTGCGGAAGACCTTTGGTAAGTGAAAGAGGGCTTTGTATGGACTGCCGGCGTTCAAGGACTGTTTTCCATGCCGATTCTGTTTTTCCAGTATTTGCATACAGACTCTGGAAAAAAAATCTTTTGTTTTCATGGAAAATGTCAGACAGAAGATCTCTGTCACCTTTGTTTGCAGCCGTTTGTGACGGTGTCCTGAAAACCGGCTTTGGTGAAGGCTGTGTATTGGTTCCTGTTCCTCCGCGTGCAGGCAAGATAAGGCGCCGGGGATGGGACCAGATAGACGAACTGTGCCGTTATCTGCGGTTTTTTTACGGGTACAAAGTTCTTTATCTTCTGCGCCGGCTCAGTACAGTGCAGCAGAAGAAACTTGACCGTAGCCACCGGCTTAGCGGAATAGGCAAAGCCTATACACTGTCTTCTAAAGGACGTGCCTTTTGTGATAAAAAAAGAATGCCGGCGAAGGTTATTGTTATAGATGATGTGCTTACAACAGGCGCAACGGCCGAAAACTGCTGTTCTGTGCTTAAGGAAGCGGGTGTTTTGAAAGTTTGTTTTCTGTCCCTTTTTATAGTGGACTAG
- a CDS encoding chemotaxis protein CheW, with translation MAEENNSFQLVTFQLGEELYGVNIMDVKEIVKIQSVRPIPNAPYYVEGIINLRGEIIPIINLHKRFHIKKMDVSEDSLADENDGGFIILDIEGNKIGIIIDRIARVVPVEGDDIKPPPQMLCGIGTEYIHGVVRQDSSYLIILDTRRLFNPKELQKIIEPES, from the coding sequence ATGGCGGAAGAAAACAATTCGTTTCAGCTTGTTACGTTTCAGCTCGGGGAAGAGCTGTACGGCGTGAATATCATGGATGTTAAGGAAATCGTTAAGATACAGTCTGTTCGTCCGATCCCTAACGCTCCTTATTATGTAGAGGGAATCATTAACCTTCGCGGTGAAATTATTCCTATTATCAATCTTCACAAGCGCTTTCATATAAAGAAAATGGACGTTTCAGAAGATTCCCTTGCCGACGAAAATGACGGTGGATTCATTATTCTGGACATTGAAGGAAACAAAATCGGCATAATTATAGACAGAATAGCTCGCGTTGTTCCTGTAGAAGGCGATGACATAAAACCGCCGCCACAGATGCTCTGCGGAATCGGAACTGAATACATTCATGGTGTAGTCCGCCAGGATTCGTCTTACCTGATTATCCTTGATACGCGCAGACTGTTCAATCCGAAGGAACTTCAGAAAATCATTGAGCCCGAAAGCTGA
- a CDS encoding DegT/DnrJ/EryC1/StrS family aminotransferase has translation MIQTYSPTIRRKEMEAVLTCMVDEKIGPGEMGIRLVQTVRELTGCDGAVALRSPSLALEYALKAIDLPAQSGVMISALAPSWQILTLERLGYKPIVLDVCEESGLVTCAAAENGIKDGGRVLVLAESMGVLPDIGAFLSLGVPVIEDISQSAFARYPAEPSESEGAKSAVQEQSGTEEAKTGEPLGKCAGMYGVYTIFGMEDRDIVTAGGGAVLMAPGRREWIVLKKLAEEAPSTDFIPDMNAALAVVELKEFARNEKTRKEIYALYARAIMSVKHKTYVRQNDGGSTIYSFPLVLNSGFKDVKSYAQKKGIEVRQAYENSVIALRQEEIAPSCICANSLLLRCALFPLYPRLGQKDVARIVKVLSSLP, from the coding sequence ATGATACAGACTTACAGCCCGACAATAAGACGAAAGGAAATGGAAGCCGTGCTTACCTGCATGGTTGACGAAAAAATCGGACCCGGAGAAATGGGTATTCGTCTTGTTCAGACTGTCAGGGAACTAACCGGATGTGACGGAGCCGTTGCTTTAAGAAGTCCGTCCCTTGCACTCGAATATGCGCTCAAGGCCATAGACCTTCCTGCACAAAGCGGGGTAATGATCAGTGCCCTTGCTCCTTCCTGGCAGATTCTTACACTTGAACGCCTCGGATACAAGCCCATCGTTCTTGATGTATGTGAAGAATCAGGACTTGTTACATGTGCCGCAGCAGAAAACGGAATAAAAGACGGCGGACGTGTTCTTGTTCTGGCAGAGTCTATGGGAGTGCTTCCTGACATTGGGGCATTTCTTTCTCTGGGTGTACCTGTTATAGAAGATATTTCGCAGTCAGCTTTTGCGCGCTATCCTGCAGAACCTTCTGAAAGCGAAGGTGCAAAATCTGCTGTTCAGGAACAGTCGGGCACAGAAGAAGCAAAGACAGGAGAGCCGTTGGGTAAATGCGCTGGAATGTACGGTGTGTATACAATATTCGGCATGGAAGACCGTGACATTGTTACTGCAGGCGGCGGGGCCGTTCTTATGGCACCTGGAAGACGCGAATGGATTGTCCTTAAAAAACTTGCAGAAGAAGCACCTTCCACAGACTTTATTCCTGACATGAATGCAGCCCTTGCAGTTGTTGAACTCAAGGAATTTGCACGCAACGAAAAGACAAGAAAAGAAATATACGCTCTTTATGCCAGGGCAATAATGTCTGTAAAACACAAGACATATGTAAGACAGAATGACGGCGGTTCGACAATATATTCGTTCCCGCTTGTGCTTAACAGCGGTTTTAAGGATGTAAAGTCCTATGCCCAGAAAAAAGGTATTGAAGTGAGACAGGCTTATGAAAATTCTGTCATCGCGCTCAGACAGGAAGAAATTGCACCGTCATGTATATGCGCAAATTCCCTTTTGCTCAGATGTGCACTTTTTCCGCTTTATCCCAGACTTGGGCAAAAAGATGTAGCCCGCATTGTAAAGGTTCTTTCGTCTCTTCCTTAA
- a CDS encoding NAD(+)/NADH kinase yields MKKCLVVVNSFKTASVSLSHEVMAFLKERGVCAESFIYDGNNAVSESVAVDFNGYDFVITLGGDGTVLFACRGCAPLKIPVFPVNLGEFGFLAGIQKECWKKELSDYLGGKSSTSERGLVECEVLRDGRSVFSNLSMNDCVISSAATSRLINLSVAYNRSLLGPFKANGIIVATPTGSTAYSAAAGGPIIDPAIDAMVLTPISSFSLSARPLVFGPRGEITITVLPGRSDVVLSCDGQVGFDLCEGDVLILSISEYKARLLGASQERFYSALRSKLNWSGGPRA; encoded by the coding sequence ATGAAAAAATGTCTTGTAGTCGTAAATTCCTTCAAAACAGCCTCTGTTTCCCTGTCACATGAAGTGATGGCATTTCTTAAGGAAAGGGGTGTCTGCGCAGAATCTTTTATTTATGACGGAAACAATGCAGTTTCAGAAAGTGTTGCCGTAGATTTCAACGGATATGACTTTGTAATTACACTCGGTGGCGACGGAACAGTGCTTTTTGCATGCCGTGGCTGTGCTCCGCTTAAGATACCTGTGTTTCCCGTTAATCTCGGAGAATTCGGCTTTCTTGCGGGAATTCAGAAAGAATGCTGGAAAAAGGAGCTGTCTGATTATTTAGGCGGCAAATCTTCAACCAGCGAAAGGGGACTTGTAGAGTGTGAAGTGCTTAGAGACGGTCGCTCTGTTTTTTCAAATCTGAGCATGAATGACTGCGTTATTTCAAGTGCGGCTACATCAAGGCTCATCAATCTGAGTGTTGCCTACAACAGGTCGCTTCTTGGTCCGTTCAAGGCAAACGGTATTATTGTTGCTACTCCTACAGGTTCAACAGCATATTCTGCCGCAGCCGGAGGTCCCATTATTGACCCTGCAATAGATGCCATGGTTCTTACGCCCATAAGTTCGTTCAGCCTTTCTGCAAGACCTCTTGTGTTTGGTCCCCGTGGCGAGATAACAATAACAGTTCTTCCTGGAAGATCAGATGTGGTTCTCTCCTGTGACGGTCAGGTCGGCTTTGACTTGTGCGAAGGTGACGTTTTGATTCTTTCTATTTCTGAATATAAGGCCCGTCTGCTGGGTGCATCGCAGGAGCGTTTTTATTCGGCTCTCAGAAGCAAGCTGAACTGGTCGGGAGGCCCACGTGCTTGA
- the recN gene encoding DNA repair protein RecN: MLEELDIKNFALIDSAHIEFSKGFTVLSGETGAGKSILIGSLAFLLGGKAGVEQIRTGCHEAEVCGTFLPEGKEAFVWLEERCIESDDGNVIIRRVMRDTGKSSAWICGTPVTRADLLAFSAFLVDIHGQHEQQSLMKVADHRRYLDIYANIVDEVDNFKSLYTKLVEKRNLLASLNEGESDRLARIDMLNFAAGEIEAASLKAGEDSDLEAEESRLSSYEKLFEEIEEANGVLEGTDESGGVLSLLKRLKSSLARAKDMDSSLDSLDSRIQSAFYEIDDIAGELRRYSSELVFDPDRLAEVQERLDLIYKLKKKYAPSSGATVADVIAYGEKCRHELEGLSGAATDRTALENEIAGLERAVYTAAKAISEKRRAASDRMSKEVESILARLGMKDTRFRVGLSVKDGDDVEQKCGPYGMDNVEFLISANPGSPLLPLARIASGGELSRVMLALKTILSAADTAGTLVFDEIDTGIGGEVAVAVGSHMKMLAAKKQVLCITHLASIAVYAHNQMKIQKGVEGNTTATNVFPVTGQDRVREIARMLSGDSVSAQSLEHAASMLQKFGGE; this comes from the coding sequence GTGCTTGAAGAACTTGATATAAAAAATTTTGCATTGATAGACAGCGCTCATATTGAATTTTCCAAAGGTTTTACGGTTCTTAGCGGAGAAACAGGTGCCGGTAAGTCAATTCTTATAGGAAGCCTTGCGTTTCTTTTGGGCGGAAAAGCCGGTGTGGAACAGATACGTACTGGTTGCCATGAAGCCGAAGTTTGTGGAACTTTTCTTCCTGAAGGAAAAGAAGCCTTTGTCTGGCTTGAGGAGCGCTGCATAGAAAGTGACGACGGTAATGTTATCATACGCCGTGTCATGCGCGATACAGGAAAGTCTTCTGCCTGGATTTGCGGAACTCCTGTTACAAGGGCCGATCTTCTTGCTTTTTCGGCTTTTCTGGTAGACATTCACGGCCAGCACGAACAGCAGTCCCTTATGAAAGTTGCCGACCACCGGCGTTATCTTGATATTTATGCCAATATTGTTGACGAAGTTGACAATTTTAAGTCGCTTTATACAAAACTTGTAGAAAAACGCAATCTTCTGGCTTCCCTTAACGAAGGCGAGTCAGACAGGCTTGCCCGTATTGATATGCTGAATTTTGCGGCTGGTGAAATAGAAGCAGCTTCCTTAAAAGCCGGGGAAGACTCTGATCTTGAAGCCGAAGAATCAAGGCTTTCTTCCTATGAAAAACTTTTTGAAGAAATAGAAGAGGCAAACGGAGTTCTTGAAGGAACTGACGAAAGCGGGGGAGTTCTTTCCCTTTTGAAAAGACTCAAGTCATCCCTTGCAAGGGCAAAGGACATGGACTCTTCCCTTGACAGTCTGGACTCAAGAATTCAGTCTGCATTTTACGAGATAGACGATATTGCCGGAGAACTGAGGCGTTATTCATCGGAACTTGTATTTGATCCTGACCGCCTGGCCGAAGTTCAGGAGCGGCTTGATCTTATTTACAAACTCAAGAAAAAATATGCTCCTTCTTCCGGGGCAACTGTTGCAGATGTAATTGCATATGGTGAAAAATGCAGGCACGAACTCGAAGGACTTTCGGGTGCGGCAACAGACAGAACTGCGCTTGAAAACGAAATTGCAGGTCTTGAACGGGCCGTTTATACAGCAGCAAAAGCAATAAGCGAAAAACGCAGGGCTGCTTCTGACAGAATGTCCAAAGAAGTGGAATCTATTCTTGCAAGACTCGGAATGAAGGACACGCGCTTTAGAGTAGGGCTTTCTGTCAAGGACGGCGACGATGTGGAACAGAAATGCGGTCCTTACGGAATGGACAATGTTGAATTTCTTATAAGCGCCAACCCCGGTTCCCCTCTGCTTCCTCTGGCAAGAATTGCTTCAGGAGGAGAACTGAGCCGCGTTATGCTTGCCCTTAAGACGATTCTTTCTGCTGCTGATACTGCCGGAACCCTAGTCTTTGATGAAATTGACACCGGTATAGGCGGGGAAGTTGCCGTTGCTGTAGGAAGCCATATGAAGATGCTTGCGGCAAAAAAACAGGTGCTGTGCATAACACATCTTGCAAGTATTGCAGTTTACGCCCATAATCAGATGAAGATACAGAAAGGAGTGGAAGGAAATACCACTGCAACAAATGTTTTCCCCGTTACAGGGCAGGACCGCGTAAGGGAAATCGCAAGAATGCTTTCGGGCGACAGTGTTTCGGCCCAGTCGCTGGAACATGCCGCTTCCATGCTGCAGAAATTCGGAGGTGAATGA